The Neisseria sicca genome includes a window with the following:
- the pyrE gene encoding orotate phosphoribosyltransferase, with protein sequence MSDFRQDFLKFALAQNVLKFGEFTTKAGRQSPYFFNAGLFNDGASTLQLAKFYAQAIIENGVKFDMLFGPAYKGIILAAATAMMLAEKGVNVPFAYNRKEAKDHGEGGVLVGAPLKGRVLIIDDVISAGTSVRESVKLIEAEGATPAAVAIALDRMEKGTGELSAVQEVEKQYGLPVVAIANLNDLFTLLQNNAEFGGFLEPVRAYRERYGVA encoded by the coding sequence ATGTCCGATTTCCGTCAAGATTTCCTTAAGTTTGCGCTGGCGCAGAATGTATTGAAATTCGGTGAATTTACGACCAAGGCAGGCCGTCAGTCGCCTTATTTTTTCAACGCCGGATTGTTTAACGACGGCGCATCGACGCTGCAACTGGCGAAGTTTTACGCGCAGGCGATTATTGAGAACGGCGTGAAATTCGACATGCTGTTCGGCCCGGCTTACAAAGGCATTATTTTGGCGGCGGCAACGGCGATGATGCTGGCGGAAAAAGGCGTGAACGTGCCGTTTGCCTACAACCGCAAAGAAGCGAAAGACCACGGCGAAGGCGGCGTGTTGGTCGGTGCGCCGCTCAAAGGCCGCGTATTGATTATCGACGACGTGATTTCTGCGGGAACATCTGTGCGCGAATCGGTCAAACTGATTGAAGCGGAAGGCGCAACGCCCGCCGCCGTCGCCATCGCACTCGACCGCATGGAAAAAGGCACGGGCGAATTGTCCGCCGTTCAGGAAGTGGAAAAACAATACGGCTTGCCCGTCGTCGCCATTGCCAATCTGAACGACCTGTTCACGCTCCTGCAAAACAATGCGGAATTCGGCGGCTTCCTCGAACCGGTCAGAGCCTACCGCGAACGCTACGGCGTCGCCTAA
- a CDS encoding Bax inhibitor-1/YccA family protein: protein MRNDVYDYTVTGQVAKNTVLQKTYRLLGLSFIPAVAGAYFSGQFGLNLFSLFGQGWMGLVAVLVFFYGMTFLIEKNRYSNVGATLLMIFTFGMGVLISPLLQYTLAIPNGTQIVGIAAAMTAGVFFTMSAMARRTNVNMNSLGRFLTVGAVVLMIAMIANFFLQIPALSLAVSAAFVLFSSLMIMWQVRTVIDGGEDSHISAALTIFISIYNIFSSLLRILLAFSGDD from the coding sequence ATGCGAAACGACGTTTACGACTATACCGTCACAGGACAGGTTGCTAAAAATACCGTCCTGCAAAAAACTTACCGCCTGCTCGGCCTGTCTTTCATTCCCGCCGTTGCCGGCGCATATTTCAGCGGCCAGTTTGGACTGAATCTGTTCTCTCTGTTCGGTCAAGGCTGGATGGGGCTGGTTGCCGTGCTGGTGTTCTTCTACGGCATGACTTTCCTCATTGAGAAAAACCGTTACAGCAATGTCGGCGCAACCCTCCTGATGATCTTCACTTTCGGCATGGGTGTGCTGATCAGCCCGCTTCTGCAATATACGCTCGCTATTCCAAACGGTACGCAAATCGTCGGCATCGCTGCCGCCATGACTGCCGGGGTGTTCTTCACCATGTCTGCAATGGCGCGCCGCACCAATGTCAATATGAATTCGCTAGGCCGCTTCCTGACCGTCGGCGCGGTAGTGTTGATGATCGCGATGATTGCCAACTTCTTCCTGCAAATCCCGGCATTGAGCCTCGCCGTTTCGGCAGCGTTTGTCCTGTTCAGCTCGCTGATGATTATGTGGCAGGTGCGTACGGTGATTGACGGTGGCGAAGACAGCCATATCAGCGCGGCTCTGACCATCTTCATCTCCATCTACAATATCTTCAGCAGCCTGCTGCGTATTTTGTTGGCGTTCAGCGGCGATGATTAA
- the coaD gene encoding pantetheine-phosphate adenylyltransferase → MNTIPPRRAVYAGSFDPPTLGHLWMIQEAQVLFDELVVAIGINPEKRNTYTIDERRAMLEAITGDFPNVRISVFENRFLVRYAREIGAGFIVRGIRSAADYEYERSMRYINSDLAPEISTVFLMPPREIAEVSSTMVKGLVGPDGWHDIIRRYLPEAVYKKIVQDYET, encoded by the coding sequence ATGAACACTATCCCCCCGCGCCGCGCCGTTTACGCAGGCAGCTTCGACCCGCCGACCCTCGGCCATCTTTGGATGATACAAGAAGCTCAGGTTCTTTTTGACGAACTCGTCGTCGCCATCGGCATCAATCCCGAAAAACGCAACACCTACACCATAGACGAACGCCGCGCCATGCTCGAAGCGATTACGGGCGACTTTCCCAATGTCCGCATCAGCGTATTTGAAAACCGCTTCCTAGTCCGCTACGCGCGCGAAATCGGCGCGGGCTTTATCGTTCGCGGTATCCGCTCCGCCGCCGACTACGAATACGAACGCTCCATGCGCTATATCAACAGCGACCTTGCACCCGAAATTTCGACGGTTTTCCTGATGCCGCCGCGCGAAATCGCCGAAGTGTCTTCCACTATGGTCAAAGGCCTGGTCGGCCCGGATGGCTGGCACGACATAATACGCCGCTACCTGCCCGAAGCCGTGTACAAAAAAATCGTGCAGGATTATGAAACTTAA
- a CDS encoding TonB-dependent receptor, with protein MQYSTRLSLLPALIASAFPLYAADTADGEHYTATLPTVTVVGQSDTSVLKGYINYDEAAVTRNGQLIKETPQTVDTLNIQKNKNYGTNDLSSILEGNAGIDAAYDMRGESIFLRGFQADASDIYRDGVRESGQVRRSTANIERVEILKGPSSVLYGRTNGGGVINMVSKYANFKQSRNIGAVYGSWANRSLNMDINEVLNKNVAIRLIGEVGRANSFRSGIDSKNVMVSPSITVKLDNGLKWTGQYTYDNVERTPDRSPTKSVYDRFGLPYRMGFAHRNDFVKDKLQVWRSDLEYAFNDKWRAQWQLAHRTAAQDFDHFYAGSENGNRIKRNYAWQQTDNKTLSSNFTLNGDYTIGRFENHLTVGLDYSRERRNPTLGFSRAFSASINPYDRASWPASGRLQPVLTQNRHKADSYGIFVQNIFSATPDLKFVLGGRYDKYTFNSENKLTGSSRQYSGHSFSPNIGAVWNVMPAHTLYASYNKGFAPYGGRGGYLSIDTSSAAVFNADPEYTRQYETGVKSSWLDERLSTTLSAYQIERFNIRYRPDAQNNPYTWAVGGKHRSRGVELSAIGQIIPKKLYLRGSLGVMQAKVVEDKENPNRVGIHLENTSNVTGNLFFRYTPTENLYGEIGVTGTGKRYGYNSSQKLTTTLPGFARTDAMLGWNRKNLNLTFAVGNLFNQKYWRSDAMPGAPRTYTARVNYSF; from the coding sequence ATGCAATATTCCACCCGCCTTTCCTTGCTTCCCGCCCTGATTGCCTCCGCCTTCCCGCTGTATGCCGCCGATACAGCCGATGGTGAACATTACACCGCTACCCTGCCCACCGTTACCGTGGTCGGACAGTCTGACACCAGCGTACTCAAAGGCTACATCAACTATGACGAAGCCGCCGTTACCCGCAACGGGCAGCTCATCAAAGAAACGCCGCAAACCGTCGATACGCTCAACATCCAAAAAAACAAAAATTACGGTACGAACGATTTGAGTTCCATCCTCGAAGGCAATGCCGGCATCGACGCTGCCTACGATATGCGCGGCGAAAGCATTTTCCTGCGCGGTTTCCAAGCCGACGCATCCGATATTTACCGCGACGGCGTGCGCGAAAGCGGGCAGGTGCGCCGCAGCACTGCCAACATCGAGCGCGTGGAAATCCTGAAAGGCCCGTCTTCCGTACTTTACGGCCGCACCAACGGCGGCGGTGTCATCAACATGGTCAGCAAATACGCCAACTTCAAACAAAGCCGCAACATCGGTGCGGTTTACGGCTCATGGGCAAACCGCAGCCTGAATATGGACATCAACGAAGTGCTGAACAAAAACGTCGCCATCCGCCTCATCGGCGAAGTCGGGCGCGCCAATTCGTTCCGCAGCGGCATAGACAGCAAAAACGTCATGGTTTCACCCAGCATTACCGTCAAACTCGACAACGGCTTGAAATGGACGGGGCAATACACCTACGACAATGTGGAGCGCACGCCCGACCGCAGTCCGACCAAATCCGTGTACGACCGCTTCGGACTGCCTTACCGCATGGGGTTCGCCCACCGGAACGATTTTGTCAAAGACAAGCTGCAAGTTTGGCGTTCCGACCTCGAATACGCCTTCAACGACAAATGGCGCGCCCAATGGCAGCTCGCTCACCGCACGGCGGCGCAGGATTTCGACCATTTCTATGCAGGCAGCGAAAACGGCAACCGCATCAAACGCAACTACGCCTGGCAGCAGACCGACAACAAAACCCTGTCGTCCAACTTCACGCTCAACGGCGACTACACCATCGGCCGTTTTGAAAACCATCTGACCGTAGGCCTGGATTACAGCCGCGAACGCCGCAACCCGACATTGGGTTTCAGCCGCGCCTTTTCCGCCTCCATCAACCCCTACGACCGCGCAAGCTGGCCGGCTTCGGGCAGGCTGCAACCCGTCCTCACCCAAAACCGCCACAAAGCCGACTCCTACGGCATCTTTGTGCAAAACATCTTCTCCGCCACGCCCGATTTGAAATTCGTCCTCGGTGGCCGTTACGACAAATACACCTTTAATTCCGAAAACAAACTCACCGGCAGCAGCCGCCAATACAGCGGCCACTCGTTCAGCCCCAACATCGGCGCAGTGTGGAACGTAATGCCCGCCCACACGCTCTACGCCTCGTATAACAAAGGCTTCGCGCCTTATGGCGGACGCGGAGGCTATTTGAGTATCGACACTTCGTCTGCCGCCGTGTTCAACGCCGACCCCGAGTACACCCGCCAATACGAAACCGGCGTCAAAAGCAGTTGGCTGGACGAACGTCTCAGCACCACATTGTCCGCCTACCAAATCGAACGCTTCAATATCCGCTACCGCCCCGACGCACAAAATAATCCCTACACTTGGGCAGTCGGCGGCAAACACCGTTCGCGCGGCGTGGAGTTGTCCGCCATCGGACAAATCATCCCCAAAAAACTCTACCTGCGCGGATCGTTGGGCGTGATGCAGGCGAAAGTGGTTGAAGACAAGGAAAATCCAAACCGCGTGGGCATCCATTTGGAAAACACCAGCAACGTTACCGGCAACCTGTTTTTCCGTTACACGCCGACTGAAAACCTCTACGGCGAAATCGGCGTAACCGGTACGGGCAAACGCTACGGCTACAATTCGAGCCAAAAGCTAACCACCACGCTTCCCGGCTTCGCCCGCACCGACGCCATGCTCGGCTGGAACCGCAAAAATCTGAACCTTACTTTCGCCGTCGGCAACCTGTTCAATCAAAAATACTGGCGTTCCGACGCCATGCCCGGCGCGCCGCGCACTTATACGGCACGGGTGAATTACAGTTTCTAA
- a CDS encoding acyl-CoA thioesterase — MNVRVRNYHLDGYGHVNNARYLEFLEEARWTFFEEHGFLSEIDGLMLVVVRTDIRYRRAAVEGDILRFEGRLKELTSRHIILTQNIVLPSGKNAVEAESTLMVVSAESGRSISIPEPLFTLLKQYAEA; from the coding sequence ATGAACGTCCGCGTCCGCAATTACCATCTTGACGGCTACGGTCATGTCAACAACGCGCGCTATCTCGAATTTCTCGAAGAAGCGCGCTGGACATTTTTTGAGGAACACGGTTTCTTGTCCGAAATCGACGGCTTGATGCTGGTGGTTGTCCGCACCGACATCCGTTATCGCCGCGCCGCCGTCGAGGGCGACATATTACGCTTTGAAGGTCGTCTGAAAGAGCTGACCTCGCGTCATATTATCCTTACCCAAAACATCGTTTTGCCCAGCGGCAAAAATGCCGTCGAAGCCGAAAGTACGCTGATGGTTGTCAGCGCAGAAAGCGGGCGGAGCATCAGCATTCCCGAACCTCTATTTACCCTTTTAAAACAATACGCCGAAGCATGA
- a CDS encoding TlpA family protein disulfide reductase, translating to MKKLITIAAVAIIGVLLAIVLIPDNKPAPAFSLSDLQGKPVSNANLQGKVSFINFWFPSCPGCVSEMPKVIKMSKDYQGKDFQVLGIAQPIDSLESVNQYVKEYGLPFTVMFDADKAAAQAFGTQVYPTSFLINKKGEILKTFVGEPDFAALYQEIDKELAK from the coding sequence ATGAAAAAACTCATTACCATTGCCGCAGTCGCCATTATCGGCGTGCTGCTCGCCATCGTCCTCATTCCGGATAACAAACCTGCTCCCGCATTCTCTTTGTCCGACCTGCAAGGCAAACCGGTGTCCAACGCCAATTTGCAAGGCAAAGTCAGCTTCATCAATTTCTGGTTTCCCTCCTGCCCGGGCTGTGTCAGCGAAATGCCCAAAGTCATCAAAATGTCCAAAGACTATCAAGGTAAAGACTTCCAAGTCCTCGGCATTGCCCAGCCGATAGACTCGTTGGAAAGCGTAAACCAATACGTCAAAGAATACGGCTTGCCTTTTACCGTCATGTTTGATGCCGATAAAGCCGCCGCCCAAGCGTTCGGTACGCAGGTTTACCCGACTTCTTTCTTGATCAATAAAAAAGGCGAAATCCTGAAAACCTTTGTCGGCGAGCCGGACTTCGCCGCGCTTTATCAGGAAATCGACAAAGAATTGGCGAAATAG
- a CDS encoding ArnT family glycosyltransferase, producing MLTYTPPDPRQPAKTHEKPWLLLLMAFAWLWPGVFSHDLWNPAEPTVFTAVEALDAGATPLVAHVLGQPDFQIPPVYLWVAAAFKHLLSPWAADAYDAARFAGVFFTIIGLTACGFAGFNFLGRHHGRSVVLILIGSIGLLSVAHFLNPASVAFAASGMILCGFSLAQRRVITSSLLLGFGWALLSLSSGYLMTAALMFLAPALLLDEKWRVKRYYLTLVGAFAIGLPLLTVYPLIFSRIQPELFSFWLQHHSLGAFGGLGDFQTTFSLFYYLKNLLWFTLPAWPLAAWTLSRPRIREKNWSVLCISWFLIVLSILAVSPQRLQDNLVWLLPPLALLGAAQLDGLRRGAAAFINWFGIMSFGLFAIFLWTGFFAMNYGWPAKLAERAAYFSPYYTPDIDPMPMAVALLFTPLWLWAITRKNIRGRQAVTNWAAGVTLAWALLMTLFLPWLDAAKSHAPVVLQMEASLSPELKQRLSDDLECISIAAEDRRARIAWAQYSELKPHINDAACRYRLVQQPKNTDAPQGWTEIWQGARPRNKVEGFALLEKAE from the coding sequence ATGCTCACTTACACCCCGCCCGATCCGCGACAACCTGCCAAAACCCATGAAAAACCCTGGCTCTTGCTGCTGATGGCATTTGCCTGGCTGTGGCCGGGCGTGTTTTCGCACGACTTGTGGAATCCCGCCGAACCCACCGTCTTTACCGCCGTCGAAGCCTTAGACGCAGGCGCGACGCCGTTGGTCGCCCATGTGTTGGGACAGCCGGATTTTCAGATTCCGCCCGTCTATTTGTGGGTGGCGGCGGCGTTCAAACACCTGTTGTCGCCTTGGGCGGCGGACGCTTATGATGCCGCGCGTTTTGCGGGCGTTTTCTTTACGATTATCGGGCTGACCGCCTGCGGTTTTGCCGGATTCAACTTTTTGGGCAGGCACCACGGGCGCAGCGTCGTCCTCATCCTGATCGGCAGCATCGGGCTGCTCTCGGTCGCGCACTTCCTCAACCCCGCTTCGGTCGCCTTTGCCGCATCGGGCATGATATTGTGCGGCTTTTCGTTGGCGCAACGCCGCGTCATTACCTCCTCCCTGTTGCTGGGCTTCGGCTGGGCGTTGCTGTCGCTTTCATCGGGCTATCTGATGACCGCCGCGCTGATGTTTTTAGCACCCGCCCTGCTGCTCGATGAGAAATGGCGCGTCAAACGCTATTACCTGACACTGGTCGGCGCGTTTGCCATCGGACTGCCGCTGTTGACGGTTTACCCGCTCATCTTCTCCAGAATACAGCCCGAACTCTTTTCCTTCTGGCTGCAACATCATTCGCTCGGCGCATTCGGCGGTTTGGGTGATTTTCAGACGACCTTCAGCCTGTTCTATTACCTGAAAAACCTGCTCTGGTTTACCCTGCCCGCGTGGCCGCTCGCCGCATGGACGTTAAGCCGTCCCCGCATCCGCGAAAAAAACTGGAGCGTATTGTGTATTTCATGGTTCCTCATCGTCCTCAGCATTCTCGCCGTCAGCCCGCAACGCCTACAAGACAACCTCGTTTGGCTGCTGCCCCCGCTCGCCCTGCTCGGCGCGGCTCAACTGGACGGACTGCGGCGCGGCGCGGCGGCGTTTATCAACTGGTTCGGCATCATGTCGTTCGGTCTTTTCGCCATCTTCCTGTGGACGGGCTTTTTCGCCATGAACTACGGCTGGCCTGCCAAACTCGCCGAACGTGCCGCCTATTTCAGCCCGTATTACACGCCTGACATCGACCCGATGCCGATGGCGGTCGCCCTGTTGTTCACCCCGTTGTGGCTGTGGGCAATTACCCGTAAAAACATCCGCGGCAGACAAGCCGTCACCAACTGGGCGGCAGGCGTTACGCTGGCGTGGGCATTGCTGATGACCCTGTTCCTACCGTGGCTTGATGCCGCCAAAAGTCATGCGCCCGTCGTCCTCCAAATGGAAGCCTCCCTCTCCCCCGAACTGAAACAACGGCTTTCAGACGACCTCGAATGTATCAGCATCGCCGCCGAAGACCGCCGCGCCCGTATCGCTTGGGCGCAATACAGCGAATTGAAACCCCATATCAACGACGCTGCCTGCCGCTACCGTCTGGTGCAGCAGCCTAAAAACACCGACGCGCCGCAAGGTTGGACGGAAATCTGGCAGGGCGCGAGACCGAGAAACAAAGTGGAAGGCTTCGCACTGCTGGAGAAAGCTGAATGA
- the rpmE gene encoding 50S ribosomal protein L31: MKQGIHPNYHEINVTCSCGNKFVTKSALEKDNFNIEVCSLCHPFYTGTQKIVDTTGRVDKFNNKFGNLFKR; encoded by the coding sequence ATGAAACAAGGTATCCACCCTAATTACCACGAAATCAACGTTACCTGCTCTTGCGGTAACAAATTCGTCACCAAATCCGCGCTGGAAAAAGACAACTTCAACATCGAGGTTTGCTCTTTGTGCCACCCGTTCTACACCGGCACTCAAAAAATCGTCGACACCACCGGTCGCGTGGACAAATTCAACAACAAATTCGGCAACCTGTTCAAACGCTAA
- a CDS encoding acyltransferase, producing MKARVNGLILRVIGGLLPPSYCSVLGSPAKKVRGFLAKRVSPHIGKNVNIEKGAYVMPDTVIGDNSGIGVNCEICYGLTIGNDVMMGPECLFYSNNHKFNRETLKYEGYTEVNPIVIEDDVWIGRRAIIMGGVRIGKGAVIGAGAVVTKDVPPYCVAAGNPAVIKKNLLED from the coding sequence ATGAAGGCAAGAGTAAATGGTTTGATTCTGCGAGTAATCGGCGGTTTACTGCCGCCGTCTTATTGCAGCGTTTTGGGTTCGCCTGCTAAAAAAGTCCGTGGTTTTTTGGCAAAGAGAGTGTCGCCGCATATCGGCAAAAACGTCAATATCGAAAAAGGTGCGTATGTCATGCCGGATACGGTGATCGGCGATAACTCGGGTATCGGTGTTAATTGTGAAATATGCTATGGTTTGACAATAGGCAATGATGTCATGATGGGGCCGGAATGTTTGTTTTATTCTAATAATCACAAGTTTAATCGTGAGACTTTGAAATATGAGGGCTATACGGAAGTCAATCCGATTGTGATTGAAGATGATGTGTGGATCGGACGGCGCGCGATTATTATGGGTGGTGTCCGGATAGGCAAAGGAGCGGTTATCGGCGCGGGGGCGGTAGTAACCAAAGATGTACCACCGTATTGCGTAGCTGCGGGGAATCCTGCGGTCATTAAAAAGAACCTATTGGAAGATTGA
- the cysS gene encoding cysteine--tRNA ligase gives MTTIYNTLTRQKEPFIPIDPKNVRMYVCGMTVYDYCHLGHARVMVVFDMIARWLRECGYPLTYVRNITDIDDKIIARAAENGETIGELTARFIQAMHEDADALGVLRPDIEPKATENIPQMIAMIEALIQNGKAYPAANGDVYYAVREFAAYGQLSGKSLDDLRAGERVEVDGFKRDPLDFVLWKAAKAGEPAWESPWGNGRPGWHIECSAMSENLFGDTFDIHGGGADLQFPHHENEIAQSVGASGHTCGHDHAQTHHGQSIASHVKYWLHNGFIRVDGEKMSKSLGNFFTIREVLKQYDPEVVRFFILRAHYRSPLNYSDAHLDDAKGALTRLYTTLKNTPAAEFDLSENANDYTRRFYAAMNDDFGTVEAVAVLFELAGEVNKTNDAYLAGCLKALGGIIGLLQRDPTEFLQGGAVSDGLSNEEIEDLIAQRKQARADKNWAESDRIRDLLNEHKIILEDNAGGTTWRRG, from the coding sequence ATGACCACCATCTACAACACCCTGACCCGTCAAAAAGAACCTTTCATCCCCATCGACCCTAAAAACGTGCGCATGTACGTTTGCGGCATGACCGTTTACGACTATTGCCACTTAGGCCATGCCCGTGTGATGGTTGTGTTCGACATGATTGCCCGTTGGCTGCGCGAGTGCGGCTATCCGCTCACTTATGTGCGCAACATTACCGACATAGACGACAAAATCATCGCCCGTGCGGCTGAAAACGGCGAAACCATTGGTGAACTGACCGCGCGTTTCATTCAGGCTATGCATGAAGATGCCGATGCTTTGGGCGTGTTGCGTCCCGACATCGAGCCGAAGGCAACGGAAAATATCCCGCAAATGATTGCCATGATTGAAGCCCTGATTCAAAACGGTAAGGCATACCCTGCCGCAAACGGCGACGTTTACTACGCCGTGCGCGAGTTTGCCGCTTACGGACAATTGTCGGGCAAATCGTTGGACGACCTGCGCGCAGGCGAGCGTGTGGAAGTGGATGGTTTCAAACGCGATCCGCTTGATTTTGTATTGTGGAAAGCGGCCAAAGCAGGCGAACCGGCATGGGAAAGCCCTTGGGGCAACGGCCGTCCGGGTTGGCACATCGAATGCTCTGCCATGAGTGAAAACCTGTTCGGCGATACTTTCGACATCCATGGCGGCGGCGCGGACTTGCAGTTCCCGCACCATGAAAACGAAATCGCCCAAAGCGTCGGTGCCAGCGGTCATACCTGCGGCCACGACCACGCGCAAACTCACCACGGCCAAAGCATCGCCAGCCACGTTAAATACTGGCTGCACAACGGCTTCATCCGTGTGGACGGCGAAAAAATGTCCAAATCGTTGGGTAACTTCTTCACCATCCGCGAAGTATTGAAACAATACGACCCTGAAGTCGTGCGTTTCTTCATCCTGCGCGCCCACTACCGCAGCCCACTGAACTACTCGGATGCGCATTTGGACGATGCAAAAGGTGCGCTGACCCGTCTGTACACCACGTTGAAAAACACACCAGCGGCTGAGTTTGACTTATCTGAAAACGCCAACGACTACACCCGCCGTTTCTACGCTGCCATGAACGACGATTTCGGTACGGTCGAAGCGGTTGCCGTATTGTTTGAGCTGGCAGGCGAAGTGAATAAAACCAATGATGCGTACCTCGCCGGCTGCCTAAAAGCTTTGGGCGGCATCATCGGCCTGCTGCAACGCGATCCGACCGAGTTCCTGCAAGGCGGCGCGGTTTCAGACGGCCTCTCCAACGAAGAAATCGAAGATTTAATCGCCCAGCGCAAACAAGCGCGCGCGGATAAAAACTGGGCAGAGTCCGACCGCATCCGCGATCTTCTGAACGAACACAAAATCATTCTGGAAGACAACGCTGGCGGTACGACTTGGCGGCGCGGCTAA
- a CDS encoding AAA family ATPase, with protein sequence MSSNQYIQSLELTNFTVLPNDTFEFSENLNVIVAENGCGKTHLLKILYSLLEVTSNTKNRLLKTELQKSFADKLLNVFRPDSLGRLSKRLQGRGRTEIVLKLQNGTTHSRLNFSSNSSSQVNIESIGLKESEHTPTPIFLPSRELITLCPWFTSLYQNQSIPFEETWFDTCMQLNHPLAKGPRETKIRELLEPLENAMGGKVSEEQGRFYLSLTNTGGKIEAPLVAEGLRKFVMIARLIATGALLDKGYLFWDEPEANLNPKLIKVAARIIWSLSQQGIQVFIATHSLFLLRELEILKVKEKNISSRYFSLIASEGDVKLEQADDTTDLSTIVALNENLAQSERYLDI encoded by the coding sequence ATGTCATCTAACCAATATATCCAGTCGCTTGAGTTGACGAACTTTACCGTTCTTCCAAACGATACTTTTGAATTTTCTGAAAATCTCAATGTTATTGTTGCCGAAAACGGTTGTGGCAAAACACATTTGTTAAAAATTTTATACAGCCTGCTAGAAGTAACATCTAACACCAAAAACAGATTACTGAAAACAGAATTGCAAAAAAGTTTTGCCGATAAATTACTGAATGTTTTCCGTCCCGATTCCTTGGGCAGGTTGAGCAAACGTTTGCAGGGGCGTGGACGTACGGAAATTGTTTTAAAACTGCAAAACGGTACTACGCATAGTAGGCTGAATTTTTCCAGCAATTCATCATCGCAAGTCAATATCGAAAGTATCGGGCTGAAAGAAAGTGAACATACTCCGACGCCTATCTTTTTACCCAGCCGTGAATTAATTACACTTTGCCCTTGGTTCACTTCTTTGTATCAAAACCAAAGCATCCCTTTCGAAGAAACTTGGTTTGATACCTGTATGCAATTAAATCACCCGCTTGCCAAAGGTCCCAGAGAAACCAAAATTCGAGAATTACTTGAACCTCTTGAGAACGCAATGGGAGGAAAAGTATCTGAAGAACAAGGAAGGTTTTATCTATCGCTGACAAATACGGGCGGTAAGATTGAAGCACCTTTGGTAGCAGAGGGTTTGCGGAAATTTGTCATGATTGCCCGGTTAATCGCAACAGGGGCATTGCTAGATAAAGGCTATCTATTTTGGGATGAACCGGAAGCTAATCTGAATCCTAAATTGATCAAAGTGGCTGCCCGTATTATTTGGTCTTTATCTCAACAAGGCATTCAAGTCTTCATTGCGACACACTCTTTATTTTTATTGAGAGAGCTTGAGATCCTCAAAGTAAAGGAGAAAAACATATCAAGCCGTTATTTTTCATTGATTGCAAGTGAAGGTGATGTAAAACTGGAACAAGCCGACGATACAACTGATTTATCAACCATTGTCGCTCTTAATGAAAATCTTGCACAATCAGAAAGATATCTAGATATTTAA